One Cucumis melo cultivar AY chromosome 8, USDA_Cmelo_AY_1.0, whole genome shotgun sequence genomic window, TTAACGGAATCTAAGGCGACAGTGGTGGAGGATGGCTGATGGAATATCAAGTTTCTGGGGTCCTGTAACATCTACGACAGAGTGCTGCGAGAGGAATTATGCTTATTCTTCTTATATTGCTGAGTTTTATAATACGGTCTCAAACATCCCAACCATTCTTTTGGCTCTGATAGGTCTTGCAAATGCCTTGCGACAGCGTTTCGAGAAGAGATTTAGTGTGCTTCACATATCAAACATGATACTAGCCATTGGTAGTATGTTCTACCATGCCACATTGCAAAAAGTGTAAGTTCAAATAGCAACAGATTCATAATGTGATTTGATATTTTGTTCAAACTACTTGAATAATTTAGGTGGTCTAGCTGCTGATTTATATTCATTTCATGTGGCCGGTGGGATGTTGGATATGTTCTTGAAATTTATGGTTTTGAATGTTTATTTACAACAAGCAATGATGAAGCTTTGTTTTTTAACCAGGCAACAACAAGGTGATGAAACACCAATGATCTGGGAGATGCTTCTTTACATGTACATTCTCTATTCACCAGATTGGCATTACCGAAGTACGATGCCAACGTTTCTCTTCCTCTATGGAGCCATGTTCGCTGTGGCTCACTCAATTCTTCGCTATGACATTGGTTTCAAGGTGCACTATGTGATTCTCTGTCTCCTCTGCATACCTCGGATGTacaaatattatatatacacaGAAGATGCTTCGGCTAAGCGGTTAGCGAGGCTGTACTCATTGACTCTTCTCTTAGGCACTTTCTGTTGGGTTAGCGATCGGGGTTTGTGCGAGAAGATATCACACTGGATAATCAATCCTCAAGGTCATGCCCTGTGGCATGTTTTCATGGGTTTGAGTTCCTATTATGCGAACACATTCTTAATGTTTTGCCGGGCGCAACAAAGAGGATGGTCCCCTAAAGTACTTCATTTAATGGGAGTTCTCCCCTACGTGAAGATTGAGAAACCAAAAACACAATAAGAAGACAAGACAGGCAAAATTTTGACCTATGTTGAGTGTTTCCATGGAAGTAGtgagatttaaaagaaaaaagaaaaaaaaaaaaaaacaatctttttggcaatgttgtttcttttccttcttttcacTAAGGAACGAATAGAAACTTAGATTTTTTGTAGTAAAAAACACTTATGTATTTTTGTTAATTGACGTGGGGCATTCTTATTTCAGAAAACATATTGATTTAACCATTGATTTTAACATTTTAGTAGAAAGGTTTTAACTCTTCAAATGAATTGAAAGGTTCGGTACACATACTAATCTGAAATGGGTACACAACAATtcaactttttccttttttcaattTGTGGTCAGGAATATTTGCAATTCGGTACATGGCATATTCTCTTTAGTTAATGAATATAAACCTTATATACAAAtgtatgtatacatatatatgtatagttACTGATTTcagagcaaaaaaaaaaaaaaaaaaaaaaaatgaaacaacaCACTTATTCAGGCTATCCAACAGGATTATTGAAGTTATAATTTATGAATAAATCGGTAAGGCATGAAGAAATGTAAACAAGAAGAATAAATATTACATGATATTTTCATTCATTTCACAAAGGTACAATGTCCGAAGAGAGGATAAAAGAATCAGATTCTAGCCAACCATCCGTTGTTGCAAGATTTGCCCAAGCTTCATGTAAAGAGTTGCTTGTTCCTCAATTGTCAGATTCATTAATATCTATGATTGTGAGATCCATTAGTATGTATAAATGCGGTGAACTCAGTGGACAACTTAAAGAGCTTGTTTTGAATAGGAAACTTAAAGGAGCTTGTTTTGAATGACTTTTTAAGTGTTTAAAATTACCTGATCTAAGATTGTGTCAACAGATATGTTCTGTGCCACGACAAAGGATTGATGATATATGTAGGCAAAGACAGCCATCACCATCTGCACATAGTAAGAGCAATTATGTCGGTGAACAAATAAAAAGTCGCTTCTTCTGAATAAGCAACAGAAGGAACTATATTGATAGACAACACAAAAATATTCACACTTTCAAAACAGCTAGAACCTCCCACTCGATAGAGGACGTAGTATGTGGACCTGTACTCCAACTTTCCAGAACTGGAGGGGGAAGAGAAACTGGATATTACAGCCTTAAAATGAAGTATGTGAACCGATACTTGAAAAAATGATTGCATATCAAAACACAATCAGAGGAAGGATCCCGGTCAATAGATGAGAAATTGGAAACTTTCAAACAAAAATGTAATCATTCTAACAATAGCCACAGTATCTAGGGTTCAGCCTCTACTGCGGTTAGATGAACAACCCACTCATCGCCTTTTCTATACTAATGACACTTCAAGGTTCGGAGTAGAATTCAATTAAATTCCAATAAGAGAATCTAATAGAAGCATCATGGATTGATCCAGtagtaaaaaagaaagagtTTCAATAGCTAACTAAGAGGTCATTGGTTTAACTTATGATGGCCACCTACCTAAGAATTAATTTTTTACGAATTTCCTCGACACTCAAATGTTGTAAGGTCTGACGGGTTGTCTCATAAGATTAATCAAGATGCACATCAGTTGGCTCCAATGTTCACGGatataaaaaagttaaattagAAAACCTAATTATAAAAGTCATCCTAATGATCCATCCAATGTTTGCAATATTATGCATGAATCTATGCAATATTATGTATGATATCTATGGTTTCTTCTCCAGATCTATTGTTGCTTTACAGTTATGCATACTTAATTAAAGTCAACAATGTTCTAATTCTCAGTGGTTCACCTGGCAATCCATTCTATCTGTAATTCCACCATGTCCAGGAATGCTATCACCAAAATCCTGCAACAATCAGAAAAATGATAAGCAACAGCTGATCTCACAATTGAGACTTTGGAAAACTACGCAAGGATGCTATTCAGAATGAACCTTGACTTTGAAAGCTCTTTTGAAACCACTTGCAAAGAAACCTCCAAAAGGAGCAATTATTGATGCAAATAAACCAAGGCATAATGCATGTCCTTGAACTGGCAATATGCTTATTTTCTTCCATGGGAACTGAAGGAGAACATAGATATGTGAGTTCCTCAGAGATTTGGAACAACTTAGTGAAGTTACTGTAAGCTAAACAATATTGAAAAAAAGGGAATAGAAAATAGATGAACGCCAGATCCGGTACCAAAAAGGCCTTTCACAGCACCAAGAGACATGTTTATGAAAGATTCAGTATAAGTTATTAGTTAAATGAAAATGTTTTGCAGGAAAATGGTGAGTGCATCGAGACTATAAAAGCCAAAGAACGTAGTACAATATACATGCCATGCAGCCATGTAGAACGAAATGATTATGCCTCACGACTCATACCAATTAAGCAAGAATAGACAATTTTATTGGGGAACAATGGGTTTATCTCTAATACCCATTGCATTCTTTTGAAAGAGAACCCACATGAGTAATTTTCTTTTCTAGGTTTTGTCAGGCTTTCTAGCTCCTTTTGGCTTGACCTTTCTTTTTATGAATGGCCCTCTAGAATTGTTTCGGCTGATTGAACTGtcttcttgtattctttcagtTGTTCACAACAAAAGTTATTCCCatcacaaaaaataaaatacaaataaataaaaagatatGTGAGGATCGATAAGCTAATAAAACTTCCAAGATTCACCTTTGCTCTCTGTAAATTAAATGGACGATGGATTACTAATTGGTGCCAACAACTTATATAGTATatcatcaaaagaaaaaatcaaaatgacAAAATCTGAATAGATGTCCCTTTATACATTGCTAAAAGATATGCATCGCGGGAATACAGCATTCTCTTAGATACTCTCTGTACATTACACATTGTGTATATCTTCCTCTCTTCACTCGTCTCTATCCCACTCAGCAAGAGTTCCTCGACAAATTTCTCTTCTCCTTCATCTCTAAAGCGAAAAAGGCTTCAAGGcatctctctcttcttcatTAAGTAACTTAAATGATCCACTCCTTTCAAATAAAGCTTGAATGGCACATAGGGTTGCATTTCGTCTAATAGAGGTTTGGTATATGGTCTAATAATGGACTTGCTGACTTTGCCAATAATTCTAAGTTCTAGCAAGCGTAAAGGGAACTTCTCtaaccaaaaataaaatacaagaAGATCAGAGATCGGCATTATAACTCACCCAAAGTCAGGTAGAGAAGCGTATAGAATATCAATGCACATGTTGAAGACAATTTTAATATAAGGTAAAAGGAATGGCAGAATAAGAAGCTATAGAAGAGTTGCACTATTCATATTAGATAAGATTCAATTAATAGTCATTACTGACCCAATCGGGAATCCACCCTGGTAAAGTGAAATAATCGGGCTTAAACAAAGGACCGGGATCACAGTGAAGCCAACCAGTTGATAAATCCTGAGATTATTGAACCATATGACAGAAAAGCTTCAAAATAAGAACAAACCTCTTCAAAAACAAGAAAGTTGGATTAGCAAAATAAGTACCGTTCTTGGACAAGTAAGCCACTGATAACGACCCATGACATTAGCTAGCTGCAAAACAGACAAATATGCCAAGTTCAGTAGTACAAATGTCAAACTGCAGATAGCACGTTAACTAGTAATCATTAGTACAAGAAACCATATATGACAGAGACATATATAACCTAGTTACTGCTAATGTAGCAATTTTAAACGGAAATACTAATTCGTTTGATGATCACTGATCTGTGTCCACCTTCTTtaataaaattcaattaagccCTATTTTAGGCCATATCAAGTAATCCAAACGTGCTATTGGTGCTTCATAATTAATTCTGAAAACAAAAGCTACATAGCTCTATGGTGACCAGTCGAGCAACATCAAGAAGAAGCTGACATAAGAAACTCATCAAATCCAGTGATGAAAATTGAAAGTTGATGAAAAAATTGCTCACAAAAAAGGCAGAAATGATAGTCATAATAGAGGCTCCAATAAATCCCTCCCAAGTTTTCTTTGGAGATAACTTGATCAATGGTGTTCTTCCAAAGAAGAAACCAAATATATAGGCAGCAATGTCATTGATAACAATTAGTGACGCTGGCAGAAGAAACCTGCAGAAACATTAATCATTCATAAGGAAAAAGTGAAATTCCAGGGTAAATTGCAAGCcacaaaaatttgattttttatgaAGATAACATATTTTCCCTTTTAAGAAGGTTGAATTACCAGATGATTCCTTCAAAAATATTGGCTACCGTAAAAGAGGACTGCGTAAAAACAACGATTAGAATCATATGCGTCCATGCATACTGGCCAAATTGATATTTGTACATCTTCTTCTTTAAAGTAAGAATGAACCACATAAAACCTGAGTCCAACCAGAagcagagaaaaaaaatgagggACACATGTTACAACGCTAccatgaaatttaaaatttccaGACAATTGAAAAAACTAATATAATCATGGAAATTTTTTTTAGAGTGATTGATAAATGGGAATTAAATGAAAATTCCATGAAATTTTCACTCATAGAATTGCAGTAGTCTGCTGCACACCAGGAAATGATACTGACGGCAAAGGTCAAAGTTTCAAGAAGGTAAAATATTTAACCAGAACACCAAAAACAGGATCACTAACCTGCAATATATAAGGAATAACAAATAACCATATGATACTTGATGAGGCTGCTCACTGGCTGATATAAAAATTTATCTGATGTGACAGTATTAACAAGTCGCTGACTTAAAATGCGACCATACACGAATAGCATTGCTGTGAAGAAGAAGTGCCTGCACTAGAGTTCTAATCAATCAGTAAATACAAAATGCAAGCTCCTtaaaaaggaaaagtaaaagCATTCTGCCCAGAATCAGAATGTAACAGGTATTATAGATAGAGACTAGAGGATAGACCAAGAAAAAATGTACAAGCCTTGACATTACCAATTTAATAGTCGAAACCCTGGTAGACGGGTATCCTCACGAGCTCGCCTGAGTAGGTTGAACAGTTCCTTCGCCATGAAAACTTGAATAACCACAACCATGGCAGTAATATAGAGATGGCCAAAGTATATAATTAATGCAAAACCCCCAATCATCCAAATTGTTGAGTATGCACGGATCAACATCGACTTGTATTTACTCCTGTCATTAACTAGTAAATTTTTTTCACTTTGCTTGCTATCCTCCGAAGTTCcctaaaaaaaatggaaaaaaaaattattaaagttaattatatgattaaACCAGTCAGTATCCTGATGCATACAAATGAAATACAAGTATAAGATTTGCGTTGACAAAAATAGGTATGAAGCTTTTTACACAATTAAGCGTCCCTATTATTACTCCCAAAAATTTAAGTGCATAAATCCATTTTAAATCGACTATTTGCGGGAGAGATTTTCTTTTGGGAAAGAGGTAACAGTGAACAAAAATTAGAACACAACAAAAACGGTACGCATCAAACAGGGAGAACGCACATCGCTTGGGCGCCTGCGATGCCGAGTCCGGGCACCTGGAGTCGACGGACTATTAGGAATACTCTCGTTTAACATGGTCCGAATTCAGAAATGCAATTCACCGGATCCCAAAAATCATTAGCTGCACAAGAACTATTCCTgaaacataaattaaaaaacaagaCCATAAGTTCAAAACTCAAAGTATTGATTTCAACGTACATAAATGCGTATAACACAAATAAATAGTATACAAACACCTAACATTAACACAAATAAGTGCTGAAACATCAAACTTAAACGAAATTCTCAGCTCGAAAGTTAGATATCTGAAAAGCTTTAATTCAAAAAAGGATAAACTAAAAACCGAATACATAATTCCATAACATCTCCAAAGAATAAACAGAAACTACCGAACAGTCCTGAAAACATGAAGTTAAACTATAAAGGTCACGAATACTTCAAAGCTTGCTATCACTTGAGTTCAGTTCAGCTCAGTTGTGAGTACTGGAGATAAATCCAATACGTTTGAGTTCGATACCAGAAAGTTCCGAACCaaagaaaaaatcaataaaacaaGTGAACAGTACCTGAAAATTCGAATAAGAACTCTCAACAGAAAATTACCCCAGCAGAAACGAGTACAGAAAATCGAATAGAGAGAAATCTGGTGTGGTTTTTGGTGAATAAGAAAACGATTGAAGGGAAAAGGAAGGAGacgaagaagaaaagaggaaCTGTATACGAATAATTTGAGGATGAAAAAGCAACGCTAATCGATTTCTTGTATAAAGACGGTTGGAATTTGAATcctaatattttaatttgtttttctctttttttcttaattactttttatataaattatatctTACTTTGTGTTGGGATGGCATATATTCGTCGCACGGTGACCGTCCGATCTTTCTCATCTTTACACGTGGCCTCCCTTGTTTCCTCCTTGCTTGTACGCTTTTTAATAAGTTTTagtttaattgtttaaatttggatttttAACTTGcacttttcttatttttatttttcgcCTCTGAAAAGATTCCCATTCAAATATATCCTTTTCAAACCCATTTTTTaaattccaaaactttaacTCTAAATCCCattcatgttttttcttttctttttttacttacTATGACCTTTTGGTCACTGTGTTAGACAAAAAGCACACTATCATTTTTTATTATGGTTCGAacacaaatattttttttattaggttTGTTTGATGACATCGAGAGTAGGACACAACTTACAaacatatttttgtttaaaataaaacattatttaatatatatattgtaatatGACACTTAAAAAGTTACTATTAGAATATAAAAATCGATAATATGGTAGGCACGTTTCGTGTTGGTACCTACGTAAATTAGTATGTGTGTAGTCAAGGCTAACTACTCCAAAATGttattcaattaatatcatatcattgcttaatgttcatttttttgaatatgattataatttataaattttaaaaaatacttgTATAGATGAATACAAACAATGTGAATTGAGGAAATGCATATTTCACCGCATATTAATTACATATAACGTAACGATAATGGTTATAAATGAATCGACAGTAAATGAAATGTAATTTTTTCTATGAAAAACATAGATTAGATTTTTCGTTATTTTACAATTGTTGTTGTTTCAtcacatgaaaaaaaaaatataaaaatgaaaaataaatgatATTGGCACGGACAAAAAAACATCACTTAATGAGAATGAAGAGaaacattaataatattaattgtGACTTAATTATTGATGTTGAAGATTATACCAAATTCTTTTGGATACAATGAGATAGTAACCCTGAATAACACTATTATAATATTCAAAGTTGCATACGAGAGCTCCTCTACTTCTGCCAATTATGCAACCCTgcaataatgatatatatacacATCTTGGCAACCATAAATTGCTCATAAAATTAGATGTCATTCAAATGGGACCAATACAAAATTTGACAATTTTcaccaaaagaaataaaagaaactGCTAAAGTGATTTTAGAattattcaaatcatttttgttacttttaagattaatttgaaatatatttttactatttaaaatcACTTGTTTGAATATGCTATTAACGTTGCAAAATCAGTTCACCGTTAACTtttacattttcaaatattgttttcattctattaaatttgatttttaacgattacgataaatttgaaaatgacaaaataaataACGGTTATCTCTTGAAAAAACAAAGCTTTAATGGATTGGATTCAATCAAACTAAACAATCCTACTAAATTGCAAAGCATATCGATCTAACTACATACATCACACAGTTTGTTAAACAACTAGATTGCTCTATGGACAGATAGCACAATATCAATGTGATGGTATAAGTTGATCCTATCCAATCTTATCACTCCAAATTTTCAATGACTAATAATCATTAAATACTAATGAAATGACATTCTTTTTAACATAGTATTAAATgccaaattttatatattttttttaatacatatcaaacttttaaatataaactcatataaattaaaaactttatagaataaaacatgaaaaatataatgtgaTATTAAAATAAGCATAAAAAACCCTTAAAAAACTTACTTGAACTTCCAAACTCTTTACAACAGGATTGAttggaattaaataaaaatcacAATTTTGAACCATCATTTTATAAGATGAGGAAGACAAtccaaattaaaaaagaatGGAAGTGTCTACACCCAACCCAACACAACCAAGGAGAAGTCCAAGAAAGTCACACACCATCCAACCAATATGACCGATAAGGTTTGTAGGATTGAACCAAGGTGCATCCGCGTTCATGTTCAAACAATTAGCCAAATGAGGGACTTCATGGACCATAGACGTGATTGGTTCTATTGGGGAAGATTAGGGTACGATCGAACGGCGTGGATGCCAAATTGGCCAACCACTTAGAGACAGTTTAACAAGAAAGTTTTAACTCtaaataacaaaagaattgCAATGGCCATTATATCACTGGCCCTCCATGGCCCTCCATAAATACATGAACAGAGTTGCCGTCTTCTTACAGCCAACTTCATTCTCTCTCGagctcttcttcctcttcttcttcttcgtgaAAATCACTGACCATTGAACATGGATCTCAAGTCCTTTATCGAAGTTCAGCCAGACTCTCACTTCCCCATTCAGAATCTCCCCTACGGAGTATTCCGGACTGCTCCTGATTTGCCTCCCCGCCCTGGTGTCGCTATCGGCGAGTACGTCTTGGACCTCTCTGAGATCGCCTCCGCTGGCCTCTTCGACGGCCCTTTTCTCAAGAACTCAGATTGTTTTAACCAGGTATGTCAGCTTCAACGTGAACTGTTTCGTATTAGTCTTTCAATTGCGTTGTTTACCCCCCGCCGGTGAGATCCGGACTCCAATCTGTAGTCTTTATCATTACTTGAAATGACGTTTGATGGAAATTGATTGCTCGACTGACCAAGTAATAAGTTCATCGTAGACCTTGTTGCGCGTAATTGTGTATCTTAAATTACCCGTCTTGTTGTAAATGTGTCTTCGATTATTTCTTGAATGCCAATTGATGGAAACTTTCATGGCGtcattgttttattttctttgtttcttgtGGAAAAATTGGCAATCAAGAGGCCCTAATCTTTTCACTTCTTGGTGTAGCCTAATCTGAACAAGTTTCTGTCTCTGGGACGGCCTGCTTGGAAGGAAGCTCGTGCAACGCTTCAAAAATTGCTATCGTGTATATTTACTTTACTATAACTTCTTCAATTCAGTTCTTGGATGCAATGAGGAAAAATGATCCCAAGATTACATTAGTATTGGGAGGATAACGTCTTTTATTGTTGGCCTGGTTATTATTTCTTCAGTTTTCATGTGTACCAAACACCAGTGTAAAGaactgtttttctttttggtgcAGCCACTGAATCAACCTTGCGCGACAATGAAGCTTTAAGGTTGAAGTCACTTATTCCACTGGTAATAACATGCAAAATTTAGAATATTCAACTTCCCTCCAAATCTCCTCTTATAAGATGTTTACATTTTTCAGAAACAAGTAAACATGGTTCTTCCCGTGGCCATTCACGACTACACGGACTTTTTTTCGTCTATGCATCATGCAAAAAATTGTGGAACTATATTTCGTGGCCCTGTGAACCCGATTGTTCCCAACTGGTTTGTGGATGCTGAAtctgaattaaattaaatcttcgtttcttttctttctaagatgATAATCctaagtttaaatatataggTACCACCTTCCAATTGCATATCATGGACGTGCATCATCTATTGTCATCTCCGGGACAGAAATTGTTCGACCCCGGTatgggtttttcttttcttttatatttagttttttagtATCAGAGTAAAGAAATAGTAAAGTGAGATTGAATGAGATAAAAGTGTATGCCAATCTTTTGTTAACCTCTCAAAACTTGACTGAGGACGAAATATACTGCACTCGGGTGTCATTCCTTTCATTtagtttatatttaattaatgcCTCGTGCGTCTAAATACGTTAATCATATTTCTTTTTAGATAAAAAGAACTTGGATTGTAAATAGGCTTATTTCTCTTGTTGTCAGGGTTTGTTCCTGCACCATTTCTTTCTCTGTTTATCAGGCTTTCGAACCCCCTTGGTTACTGCTGATATAAAACTAACCCCCGTTCTTTCTAGCATGGATAATGGATTCATTCTTATAATGTCTGATTTTTATCTTTGGATTTTTCTCGTGTATTTTTACCTTCTCCAGTGGCCAGAGTAGACCAGTCGGAGACTCTCCACCACCTTTTGGCCCTTCTGCTAAGTTGGATTTTGAGCTGGAAATGGTTATAATCCTAAACTCAGATGTGCATGCagatttttaataatattttggtAGTGTTATAGATCATGTTAGGTTGTTCTACTTCTTTatggttacaattttgactTGTTAATGTTGCTTACAGGCTGCTGTTGTTGGTACTGGAAATCTGTTGGGAAAGCCTGTAGACATAAATGAAGCAGAAGATCATATTTTTGGCCTGGTGCTGATGAATGATTGGAGTGGTaagaaattatttaaatttatcaaGAATACTTTTTGCTTTGCTAGTACTTAAAGCTATGCTTGCTTGGTCAATATCTGATACTTCGTCTTTTCACAGCTAGAGATATTCAGGCATGGGAATATGTTCCTCTAGGACCCTTTCTTGGGAAGAGTTTTGGTAAGtacaaatattttcattttttattctcaTTTTTAGTTCTAGGAGCTTAACTGCTTAATGGAGAACTTACCATTGCATTTACTGGTTAGAGAATATAGTTTGCATTATTTCTGTTAGAATTCTCAACTCTATAAACGATTTTAGGGACCTTACCCTGTTTCTCAATGATATCTGCTTTAGGTACTACTATATCCCCATGGATTGTTACACTAGAAGCCTTAGAGCCTTTCAAATGTGATGCTCCAAAGCAGGTATGACCAGTCCATATCATCTGTTTTTACTTTTCTTTCAAATTGAGTTATATGATTTGTGCCATTTGTTATAGGACCCAGCTCCATTGCCATATCTCACCGAAAAGGAATCCAAGAACTATGACATCTCACTAGAGGTACTTAATTCATCCAATTTTAGCATTATGACAGCATCGTTTGTTCTCTTACTACATTTATTGATTAATACCTCTAACAAACCCAGTAGTTTGTATGCCTCTTGCAAAATTTATCATGCTCTTTGCAACAAAGTTTAGTTTGTTGGTTGAGATAGCAATAAATATATCTACCTACTGACAGGTTCGAATTCGACCTGATGGTGAAAGCGATGCACACATTGTGTCAAAAAGTAATTTTAAGCATTTGTAAGGAGGCCCTACAACTCTTGgaatgttatatttataaatccTAAGTCATGGCCATTCCTTACCTCTTTCCAAAACAATGTGTAGATATTGGACGCTGCCTCAACAGCTCGCACACCATACTGTCAATGGCTGCAACTTGCAGCCAGGTGATCTCTTGGGCACTGGCACCATAAGTGGACCTGTATGACTTTCTACTCCtctttttttctccaaaatctGTGCGTGTTTGTTTGTTAAAAATGGTCTCATAATCTTTTGATTCGGTCACAGGAACCAGAATCTCTTGGGTGCTTGCTGGAATTAACATGGAATGGGGAAAAACCATTGGAGTTAACAAATGGGATACAACGTAAATTTCTTGAAGATGGAGATGAAGTTGTCTTCACTGGTCAATGCAAGGTGATCATCTTTTTCTCCCCATTACTTTTCTTTATCGAAGTTTTACTATGATTTGTCGTCATAAAGTttgaatttcaattttatttcaGGGAGATGGTTACACCGTTGGGTTTGGGACATGCGCCGGAAAGATTTTACCTTCACCTCAAGAAACAAATTTGATTCCATTACGAGTCTTAGATCTCCTGaatgtttagatttttttttcttcttttcttgtaaTAAAATTTGTATAAAGGCTGTAGCAAGCGGGAATCAACTTGATCATGATTGAATGAATATTACTTTTGCCGTTCTTCGGGTGCAATCTCTCTCAAGTCATCTATTTCTTTAAATTACTATGCCCTTCCTTTGGTAACcattcttttaattatttttattttaaaaaattattcttaCAGAACATGGCTTCCACCTccaacttttttgtttttaaaaataacatatatatttagtacttaattcatttttttacacttcttttaaataagaaatttgttttttaaattatgaagtaaaattgaaaaagaaaaaagctttCAAACATACATcttgttttttaaaacataaaacaaaatcgatatatatgtttttttgttttaataaacaaaaatttaaaaacaaatagaaaaaatagaaaaataaaaacaaacatatTATAAACAAACGAGGCCTATCTACATGCTCTgctttgatctttttttttttcctttaagaaaaacttgatgaaagagaaaaatattactctctttcattctttctttctttctttcttcccttttagattttgtttctCCGACTTGTTAAAAGCTTAGCTGTATAAGAGATTTCTTTTGACCAATCTAAAATCGCTGGATGTATAATCCTGCTCATCACGTTTCATCATACAAACCTTTCCATTCCTAATTGCCTTTGGAAAAAGATAACATGCATTTGCATATTTGTTTTGAGGCCATCAGTCTCATGCAAGTACATGAAAAGAATCAAGAGTtaaaaagaaagaggtaagagTACATGAAATATTTGGACATC contains:
- the LOC103484652 gene encoding alkaline ceramidase isoform X2, coding for MADGISSFWGPVTSTTECCERNYAYSSYIAEFYNTVSNIPTILLALIGLANALRQRFEKRFSVLHISNMILAIGSMFYHATLQKVQQQGDETPMIWEMLLYMYILYSPDWHYRSTMPTFLFLYGAMFAVAHSILRYDIGFKALSVGLAIGVCARRYHTG
- the LOC103484652 gene encoding alkaline ceramidase isoform X1, producing MADGISSFWGPVTSTTECCERNYAYSSYIAEFYNTVSNIPTILLALIGLANALRQRFEKRFSVLHISNMILAIGSMFYHATLQKVQQQGDETPMIWEMLLYMYILYSPDWHYRSTMPTFLFLYGAMFAVAHSILRYDIGFKVHYVILCLLCIPRMYKYYIYTEDASAKRLARLYSLTLLLGTFCWVSDRGLCEKISHWIINPQGHALWHVFMGLSSYYANTFLMFCRAQQRGWSPKVLHLMGVLPYVKIEKPKTQ
- the LOC103484653 gene encoding phosphatidate cytidylyltransferase 2-like, producing MLNESIPNSPSTPGARTRHRRRPSDGTSEDSKQSEKNLLVNDRSKYKSMLIRAYSTIWMIGGFALIIYFGHLYITAMVVVIQVFMAKELFNLLRRAREDTRLPGFRLLNWHFFFTAMLFVYGRILSQRLVNTVTSDKFLYQPVSSLIKYHMVICYSLYIAGFMWFILTLKKKMYKYQFGQYAWTHMILIVVFTQSSFTVANIFEGIIWFLLPASLIVINDIAAYIFGFFFGRTPLIKLSPKKTWEGFIGASIMTIISAFFLANVMGRYQWLTCPRTDLSTGWLHCDPGPLFKPDYFTLPGWIPDWFPWKKISILPVQGHALCLGLFASIIAPFGGFFASGFKRAFKVKDFGDSIPGHGGITDRMDCQMVMAVFAYIYHQSFVVAQNISVDTILDQILMNLTIEEQATLYMKLGQILQQRMVG
- the LOC103484654 gene encoding fumarylacetoacetase, which produces MDLKSFIEVQPDSHFPIQNLPYGVFRTAPDLPPRPGVAIGEYVLDLSEIASAGLFDGPFLKNSDCFNQPNLNKFLSLGRPAWKEARATLQKLLSSTESTLRDNEALRLKSLIPLKQVNMVLPVAIHDYTDFFSSMHHAKNCGTIFRGPVNPIVPNWYHLPIAYHGRASSIVISGTEIVRPRGQSRPVGDSPPPFGPSAKLDFELEMAAVVGTGNLLGKPVDINEAEDHIFGLVLMNDWSARDIQAWEYVPLGPFLGKSFGTTISPWIVTLEALEPFKCDAPKQDPAPLPYLTEKESKNYDISLEVRIRPDGESDAHIVSKSNFKHLYWTLPQQLAHHTVNGCNLQPGDLLGTGTISGPEPESLGCLLELTWNGEKPLELTNGIQRKFLEDGDEVVFTGQCKGDGYTVGFGTCAGKILPSPQETNLIPLRVLDLLNV